One stretch of Manis pentadactyla isolate mManPen7 chromosome 10, mManPen7.hap1, whole genome shotgun sequence DNA includes these proteins:
- the DCUN1D3 gene encoding DCN1-like protein 3, translated as MGQCVTKCKNPSSTLGSKNGDRDPSSKSHRRGAGHREEQPLACGKPGGDILVNGTKKAEAATEACQLPTSSADAGREPKSNAEESSLQSLEELFRRYKDEREDAILEEGMERFCNDLCVDPTEFRVLLLAWKFQAATMCKFTRKEFFDGCKAISADSIDGICARFPSLLTEAKQEDKFKDLYRFTFQFGLDSEEGQRSLHREIAIALWKLVFTQNNPPVLDQWLNFLTENPSGIKGISRDTWNMFLNFTQVIGPDLSNYSEDEAWPSLFDTFVEWEMERRKREGEGRGALSSGPEGLCPEEQT; from the exons ATGGGCCAGTGTGTCACCAAGTGCAAGAATCCCTCATCAACTCTGGGCAGCAAGAATGGAGACCGTGACCCCAGTAGCAAGTCACACAGGCGGGGTGCAGGCCACCGTGAGGAACAGCCATTAGCCTGTGGCAAGCCAGGTGGAGATATCCTCGTCAATGGGACCAAGAAGGCAGAGGCTGCGACAGAGGCCTGTCAGCTGCCAACGTCCTCAGCAGATGCTGGGAGGGAGCCCAAGTCCAATGCTGAAGAGTCTTCCTTGCAGAGTTTGGAAGAACTGTTCAGGCGCTACAAGGACGAGCGGGAGGATGCAATTTTGGAGGAAGGCATGGAGCGCTTTTGCAATGACTTATGTGTTGACCCCACGGAATTTCGAGTgctgctcttggcttggaagttCCAGGCTGCTACCATGTGCAAATTTACCAG GAAGGAATTTTTTGATGGCTGCAAAGCAATAAGTGCAGACAGCATTGATGGGATCTGTGCACGGTTCCCTAGCCTCTTAACAGAAGCCAAACAAGAGGATAAATTCAAGGATCTCTACCGGTTTACATTTCAGTTTGGCCTGGACTCTGAAGAAGGGCAGCGGTCACTGCATCGGGAAATAGCCATTGCCCTGTGGAAACTAGTGTTTACCCAGAACAATCCTCCGGTTTTGGACCAGTGGCTAAACTTCCTAACAGAGAACCCCTCGGGGATCAAGGGCATCTCCCGGGACACTTGGAACATGTTCCTTAACTTCACTCAGGTGATTGGCCCTGACCTCAGCAACTACAGTGAAGATGAGGCCTGGCCAAGTCTCTTTGATACCTTTGTGGAGTGGGAAATGGAGCGAAGgaaaagagaaggggaagggagaggtgCACTCAGCTCAGGGCCCGAGGGCTTGTGTCCCGAGGAGCAGACTTAG